DNA sequence from the Coffea eugenioides isolate CCC68of chromosome 9, Ceug_1.0, whole genome shotgun sequence genome:
TTCGGCCTTGTTCCACGGCCTGCAGCCTCCAGTGAAATTTCTTGATGATTTCACGAAATGGGCTTTCTTCCGACTCCAATCATCGTTTGACAAATAATTTTAGAAGAAAAGATAGAGCCTGAAGATCGGTTTGAAAATAAGAGCAACTGCGAAACTATAACTtaatctttttcatttttttccttacCGAAACTGAGctaatcttttttatttttttaccgAAACGATAACTTAATTCTATTGATTTCAAAAGCTGTGCAATTGCGAGCAAATATTCGATCAAACTATACAATCAGTGCACTTGAGCATTGACGAATCAGTAGTTCCTCATCTTGTGTTATATTTAACGCATAACAGCTAATCTTATTACTTATGTGATTCTTATTCCTAGTTACTAAACAAAAAGAGCACGTTTGAAACAATAAATTTAGATGACGAATGCCTTCCACCAATGTAGCTAATCTAATATCCCGAGCCTTATGAGAAAAATGTACCTGAGAAGCTGCTTGTCTTGTACTTCCACCTCCACCTTCTTCCATTGTGCTATTACAGCTTTGCTCATAGCCAGCTTTAAGACTACTGTCTCATAGCAATCTGGATGTCATGTTCAATTAATCATCACAACGATAATTATTAATTAGGATAAATTACTCCTCTGGTCCTAAACCTACTCCATCTGGTTCGTATTCAAAACCTCACCCTTAAGTCCTCGAACTTCATTAGTTAAATGGACGTTCAGGTGAATCAGGTCCCTTGATACTACTATTATTTAAGCTTTTTGGACCCAGTTATAGGACAAAGAGGTTTTGAATCCCAAACCTTTAACCTTAATCTCATACAGCCAGTACCTtcaagaaatttctaaaatccaAGTCAAGAAGCCATGGATTTCAAAGATTTGACCAGTTAAATAGTCTTTGTAAATTGAGATATATTTTTTGACATGATTTTGGACCaaaatgcatgtatgctggTTATTATTAATGGAGATTTGACCTAATAGCATATAAAGATATTGTTcgaggaaaaaagagagagaaacaaGAAACGTCTGTGAATTGGTACTCATCCATATCTTGGTTCAAGTGTAAGAATTTGTGAGGTAATTAATCCAATCAAATAAACCAAGAAACCCCAAAAAGAGGAAAACTGAAACAAAAGACACATTCATTGTGAATTTGGTCGAACTTGAATTCGGTACAATTGTTTTTTTACAAGAAACATCAATTCAGGATTTTCATgaaattgcccaaaaaaaaaaaagaagatgaatCACAGTTGAATTTATTATTGAGAAATCACTTAACAAATAagccaaaacacacacacaaattCGAGCTTCGGGCCAATTCCATTTTGAGCAAAGCCAAGTGGTAACTCAGTTCACGAAATGGCAATTTCTTCTGATCTCCCCCACTTTACCAGTCAGCACATCAATGGAACCCATATGCACCATAGCAGCAGCATATTCGGCAGCCCAGGCAGATCCATATACTGCATTGTACCAAACCTGCTTAGCAGTCGAGGGACTACTCAATAATGTTTGATCAGATGTCAATAACCCACGATGATATTTCAAGTTCACATAATATTTGTTGTCCAGGCGAAAAGGGGTTGAAACATCAAGATTAGCAGTTGGGTTACTGCTGCCACCGTTGCTTGCAGGAGGGCAAATTGTTTTCAAGAATGCTGCGTATTCGGGATCCAGCGCAGGATCTCGAGGATGACTAGCACTAAAGTTGTAAAGCCTGTTTGAGAAGGAAAAACAATGTGCAACACCAATGGAGTGAGCACCGGAAAGCGTAACCATTTCATCCAGGGACAATCCCTTTGCTTCGAAATTTTCTTCGAGTTGCGTGACGTTGAAGAAAGGAGCAGGAAGATTTTGTATAACTTCATCACTCAAAGAAACACTGCCATCGCGACGTCCAGCAGGCACTTGATAGCTTATCCCTCCAGCAATTAAGGCGCTGTCTCGAGCAGCGAATGCTATTATGTCCGCACATGAGACAGTTTTAGGGCATGTAGCTTCGATTTCGGCTTTGGCTGCATCAATTACCTCGAACCCATGAAGGCTTGGGTTATTGACAATACTATCTTTCTCAGCTGCAGGGCCCCCAGGAACTGTGTCTAGCAGCACAGAACCATCGCAACCCTGAATTGTCACGACAGAACTTAACAATTGAAGATTTAAAACAATCAAAGACTTAGATTTGGTGAATATATCTTGGCTAGAATTACGGTACAATAACAAGTCAAGTGAGTTGAGTAACTTCATTCATTAATTTTTCCAGATCATTGTTAACAACTTTAACATATATATAGCCTGAACAATTGCTGAATGTGAAATAAGATTGACAATTACTTCCATTTAAATGGTTTGGGTAATTTTCATCCGTTACAACACGTTGACATGGCATTTGCACGATAAAATTATAAATAGTGTAATGCTGATATTATTTAGGGTAGAAAGTATAGGATACCCTGACGAAGCAATCATGAAAATGCATCCGAATGAGCCCAGCAGCCGTTCTTGGATTGCTAGCCACAGCCTTGTAAACAGCTTTTCTGACAATTGCCTCAGCAGGAGGGCAATATTTGTTGTAAAACCCGACTTTAAGTAGTGGGGAAGCCAGACTGAACTCAAACTTGATGAAAATCAAACACGAAAGCATCAAAAGCACAGCAAATTTGGAAGTCAAAGAACTCATTGTGCTTGCTAGTCACTTTGTGGTTATGTATGTTCGTCTTTTTGAGACAGGGAGAGATTGCAATGTCCAGAGACCTTTAACAATGAAAGATTGAGCTAAGTCTTGGATACAGTTCGAGTAGATTATTGGAGATTTATAGGCAGAGAGATTTTAGAAGATCGCCTGCATGCATGATTATATTATACTGCTTGGAAATGCAAGACGTGCGTAGTTGTTGAGAACTAATGATGCGAGAGTTTTGAAGTTTTCTTCAGGCTTCTGACTTTGCACTGTTTTCTGCCGCCTTCCCATTAAACATTTACCTGAGCTCTCTCCCATCCAAACGCCCTTAAAACATATTTTACATCTTCATTAGTTTCccttttctcttcattttttattttttacgtTCTTCAATTATCACTTCTCCTGCTGGCATAGATGGTTATATACCCTGCTATGAATGTGTGATGTTTGTTATTTTTACCTGATGTGTGCATCCAGTTAAACACAAGCAACTTTGGCTCGAGTCATACTTGCAGGCGAAGAAATTTTCTCCGTCGCCAAACTTTGCATGGttaattttgtgcattttttatATAACTGGAATTGACCAAAATACACAGTATTCTACTGAATCAATGAACAATAGCATCCAATTAATGATCTAAGACCCTTTGAAACAATACAAAGGAAGGGCATTATGCTGGACATACCCGAATATTTTTTCTCAACTCATCAAGGAAAAAAGTGAGTAAATGGGATGCTTTTGCGATAGGTTTGTAAATACTATAGCATCAAGTGTACAACGTAGATATTCAGGCTATGGAGCAGAATTTGGTGAAAACATAATATGGTTGCAGCTGCACACCAACATTAGTCCCAGAAAACTAAGGTACTATTTCATAATCCAATTCAGTATTTAAACCTAATGGTTGGGTTCAGATTTTCATCTATTCATACGTATTTgatgataaaaaataaaacagcTCAGATGTCACtcaattttctaggcaaaatttattccaaaaaataagtgataactTATTCACTTATTATTTAATACAGACATACTCGAATGATGGGattttaatacttaataattcagtaatttaatggattcatattttagattttagattttaatttttgatatttcaattttattaaacGCATCCTAAGGTGATTCTGGTGTTATTGTTCACGTTAACAATTGAGTGCcccgtttggattggctataAATAATCAATTTTATAGATTCACTGTACATTCTCAAGTTGTATATAAAACAATTAGAAGTTGGGACAAATTATTTCATAGTACTTCTCAGGTTGTATCTAAAGAATTCGGTTGGACGATCACATCAAATGATATTTTGAGTAGTATTTGGTATGATGGATTAAAACTGGAAAGCTTGGAATGCTTCCTAGAACTGACATATGTCTACAACTGGAAAAGCAACAATTGCCTGCACCAATACTAAAGGTCGATCAGTGTTTTCTGGTGGAACGAGAACAAGCCATATGTACCAAGTTATCAGCCTACAAACGATTAGTGATTAAACCATTCGGGGATCGCCGAGAGCTGTTAGAGTTAGAATTAATGAAGGTTGAGAACGTGAGATTGAAAATCCCCCTTACGTTTAGACCAATTAATTATGTGTTTGTATCCGAGTTATACCAAACCaaatagggaaaaaaaatgcCATGGAAGATGCACTGACGCCAATTAAACCACCGAGTTTTGGTTTAGTGGTCACTAAAAAGAGATTAAATTCTTCTTTGCACTATAAGTCGGGATTTCGAACCCACCTATAgtaaaaaaaatccaaactcTTTTGATCTATTTGAATCTGTATACCTACTAACCCTTATACAACCTCTTTAGAATAGATTAGATTATAAAATGTTATCGTTGCGaccaaaaaaacaagaaaaactctTGCACATTAGTCCCTTGCTCTAATTCATTTCATATTTGCAACAACCATTAGTTtcaattttgatttaacccCTATTGAGAACTAGAATATGgtaatcaaaaaagaaaaaaaaattggtgaaACTTGAGAGCTTGTGATTGGAAAAATGAATATGGTCAAACATGATAATACTCAATTATTCAATTTAACATTACTGTTCTTGTGTCGAACTATGTTAATGGAGTTATTAGATTCAAACTTTTCATACTCCAAGAAATTAAAATGGAGAAAAAGGAAGACCTTTTTTTTAACCGATCACAAACGAGGCCTAAGCCCATTTACATATTCACAATTGTTTTGTTTCCTTCACCAATCTTATCTTGTTTGGAGTTTGGACTGATACCCTCGTAGGCCCAACAAATTGGATTGAAAAGGGCGCCAAATGCCAATCAAAGACGTACAACTTGTTAAACTGCAATTGAAGCTAGCAAAGTCTAAACCGTAAATCAAGAAAGAGAGAGATGTGGAGAGACAAGAGTCCCGGAGTTAAGATCCTCTGGATCTGGACCATCGGAACTGCCGCCGGTACTGATTGCTACCGTCTCTCGTCTCTCCTTTGTCCACCACTTCCGTCCCTCCATGAAATTCCGCATTTCTGCTAAAATGGGTTCCTgtttttgctttgttttgttGCAGTTTTGGTGACAAATGTTGCTAGGACTAGGATGAGGGACATGGAGCAGCTCATCAACTCCCAATCCCAAGAACAAGAGCAGCAGCAACAAAACCCTCGTATCATCGACTCTGTTATAACTGATCAGCCATCTGATCCTGCTTTTGAAGCCATTCGAGAAGAGAAATCGTAGCTTTTGACTAAAAGTTTTTTGTGAACCTACTAGTGTTGCTTTCCCGCCTAGGATAATACTaggtgtttgatgaattgcctgACTGAGATGTCTACTTCCTCTTTCAAAATCCATATGTTGAATGCTTTGCTTGTCTTGCTCCTTCCAACCATTTCAAGAGCTCAAATACTATCTTGCAGGCGGGATGGGGTGACAGTAGCGAGTTTTTGAATTCAAGACTTCCTGCTCGCAATCTCTTCTATTTTACCATGCAACTTGCCAGAGCGAGAGTGGTTTTTACACATTTGTCGTTCCTCTTTCATCTTCGATTAACTGAAAACATGCGTGTCTATGTTCGGAATCACAGGAATTGATTGGTTTTGGTGACTCCCAAGAATGAAGGCATTAGGCTTTACACTCTTTATTATCATACTTGATTCTGGTTTATGCAACTCCCAAGAATGAACAAGGCCAGGTAGCAAAACTAGTTAAGTCATTTAGGTTGTGCATCAAATGACAAATACTGAGCCTCAAAATCTGGGATGATTTcaccatttttttgtttttcttgtctGATAAAATGAAAGTCTCGTCAACTAGATGGTTGAAACCGTCCACCACCAACACCACTTGCTTGACAATAGACAAAAGGGAAATTCCAATCACTAATTGGCGGAGCAATTGCTTTAAAACAGACAAGGAAAAATCCCACAAGAGTCAACAAAGTCGGACAACTTGGCAAAACGAGCCAATTCATGATCCGCAGCTCGCTTTGCTTGCCTTCATTGGAACCTAAAGTTACATCAAAATTGGAAAAGACTACTCGCACTTGTTTTCTACTATTGGTCAAGTCCTCACACTTGTTTTCTGCTATTGGTCCTATTGCACCTACTTCAAGTGTATTCTTTGAggtcaaagaaaaaagaattagCTATGGAGCTCATATCTTGTAAAAATTATTTCTATAACCCAAAGTAATTTTCGAAAATTTTTACATGTTTATtagtaattgaaaattttggattgctgattaaattttaaattagtAAATATTCTTAAACCCCTtgtaaaatgtttgaaaatattttcttttacaatgcaatcatttattttttttctcttttttcattgCATAAATACACATATTTCTTGAAACTACAAAAAAAGCATCAAATAAACTTAAAATCTAAGGGCATATAAGTGTTTAATAAGTGTGTATTTAGTATCGACGCCCCTCCTTATTATACTTTCTAATAGTTAAACAACAATTTTGGTTCAAGAGAAAAATTTACTTATCAaactaaaaaatttttaataatttagtgactagttttgttatttacttgcttgcttgctaGTAGTAATTAAGAAGCTAGTCACAAGTGCATGCAATGAACTCACCCGGAATTTTACCCACACATGAGTATGAGttatccccccccccccccccccccccccaacaaaacAAAGATTTAGACAAGGCAATTGACTGCTGACTCAATCCGTACTTGAAGATTGAAAAGCAGGtgcttcttttttccttttctaacgACGGCAAAGCAACGGATGATAACGATATTGCACTACTTTTTCAGTGGCTCACATGCATGACGCTACTGTGGATGCCAAACGCGGAACCCATAAGCAGCGGAACGTGTAAGCCACTCCTGGCCCTGGGTGCATCTACAAAGCAACCGCTTCCGTCGGACATTCACTTTTTCTATCCCCCACTAACTATCCCTATAATCATCCTATCCCGCCTCCACAAAAAAATGTCACCAAAATTCGAGAATTATGGAATGACAAAGTgttgtttggattgccatttaCATATTCGTCAACCatcacttttttatttatatatattaaattattacaaaataattttctaTAAAAACAAATAGGCTTTCATGTTAAGAACTAGTCAAGAGTGGCCGGTACATCACACCCTTGCTTGCATGAGGTGAGAGTCTCACGTACGGACGGAGCTGCATCCTTACTCACCTGGTGTCTATTGTAGAAATTTTAGGATCAATGATTGGACCATGGAAACTAGAAATATTAT
Encoded proteins:
- the LOC113782053 gene encoding peroxidase 5-like, producing MSSLTSKFAVLLMLSCLIFIKFEFSLASPLLKVGFYNKYCPPAEAIVRKAVYKAVASNPRTAAGLIRMHFHDCFVRGCDGSVLLDTVPGGPAAEKDSIVNNPSLHGFEVIDAAKAEIEATCPKTVSCADIIAFAARDSALIAGGISYQVPAGRRDGSVSLSDEVIQNLPAPFFNVTQLEENFEAKGLSLDEMVTLSGAHSIGVAHCFSFSNRLYNFSASHPRDPALDPEYAAFLKTICPPASNGGSSNPTANLDVSTPFRLDNKYYVNLKYHRGLLTSDQTLLSSPSTAKQVWYNAVYGSAWAAEYAAAMVHMGSIDVLTGKVGEIRRNCHFVN
- the LOC113783659 gene encoding uncharacterized protein LOC113783659, which translates into the protein MWRDKSPGVKILWIWTIGTAAVLVTNVARTRMRDMEQLINSQSQEQEQQQQNPRIIDSVITDQPSDPAFEAIREEKS